The region CTCATTACTGCCCTGCAAGTGAGTCAGAGCCTAGGGGAAGCACCCGAATCGGTGCGTGCCTATTTTCAAACGCGGGGCAGTGATCTGCTCTATGAACTGCGGGTGTTGTCAGCGGGCGATCGCCTGGCAGCAGCGACGCTGATTGTCGAGAAACAACTGGATGTCACTGCGGTTCATGAGGTGTGTCGTGCCCTAAAAGCGGTGAGCTATCGCAAGGATAACAGTGAAGGCTTTGGTGAAAGTGTTGGCGATCGCATTGGTCGCTACTATTGGCAACTGGCACGGCAGCAGCGAGATTTAGCCCAGCGATCGCGCCTCATTGCCCAAGGGCTGCGCTTTGTTGAATCTGCTAGCGGTCGGCAAGCCCTAGAAAAATTACTCACGGACTTCACCGTTGTCCCCGCGGTCAATCAACCCCGCCTCCCCCTTTACCGCTTGGATACGGCTGAGGAAGTTCCCTACTTGGTTCCTGTGGCCGGTACCGCCCCCCTGACAGCGACTGTCTTGCAGCAGGTTCCCCGCCTGAGCTGCACTGAAGTATTTCGCGTGGTTGCGGTTCCCCAAGGAATGAGTCTTGTCGCTCTCCCTGCTTGGCAAGTGCTCCTCAATGCCGTTGATCCAGTGGCGATCCTTTGGCCAGCGGCAGACCTCCCGGCAGAATTACCACCAAGCCCGGAGGGACTGCCCATTGCCCAGGTGCTCCTGGTTGTGGATCGGGGTCTGGCCGAGTGGGACCGCGATCGCTACCTGTTGATTGCCCCTAGCCCCTCTGAGGCAGTTCAACTGGCTTGGTTGCCTGAACCGCCTACAGCTACGGTTGTTGGCCAACTCCTGCTAGTTCTGCGCCCTCCCCAAGTGTTGGATGAGAGCCTCAATAGGGAACTCTGGTTTTTTGAGGAATAACTTCGCTTCAGGCGAGATTAACCACAATCCCCAGAGGGCTGACACTCCCTAAGCTGTAATCTGCCAAGGCTAAAGCCACAGGCTGCCGAGGGGCCCCCAAATTCACCACCACAAGGGTCTGCTCCACCAGTCCCGACCAGAGTT is a window of Thermosynechococcus vestitus BP-1 DNA encoding:
- a CDS encoding RuBisCO accumulation factor 1; translated protein: MSQDQDALTTEVLQRLRRKEGTWQDWGAGCRQLQKQGLSPQAIFEATGIEPIHQNQLITALQVSQSLGEAPESVRAYFQTRGSDLLYELRVLSAGDRLAAATLIVEKQLDVTAVHEVCRALKAVSYRKDNSEGFGESVGDRIGRYYWQLARQQRDLAQRSRLIAQGLRFVESASGRQALEKLLTDFTVVPAVNQPRLPLYRLDTAEEVPYLVPVAGTAPLTATVLQQVPRLSCTEVFRVVAVPQGMSLVALPAWQVLLNAVDPVAILWPAADLPAELPPSPEGLPIAQVLLVVDRGLAEWDRDRYLLIAPSPSEAVQLAWLPEPPTATVVGQLLLVLRPPQVLDESLNRELWFFEE